Genomic segment of Streptomyces alboniger:
GTGTGCTGTCCGGGCATACCGTACCCGGCTCGACTTGCGTGACCCGGACGCGACCGTCAGCCGATACCGGACCGGTACCGCAACGTGCACCGATGTGGAGTGGCCGTGACGGGCGTCACTTCTTGCTCTTGATGACCGCTTCCATCACGGACTTGGCGATGGGGGCGGCGAGCCCGCCACCGGAGATGTCACCACGGTCGGCGTCGCTGTCCTCGACGACCACGGCGACGGCGACCGGCGACCCGGAGTCCGTCTTGGCGTACGAGATGAACCAGGCGTACGGGTTCTTGCTGTTCGCGACGCCGTGCTGGGCCGTACCCGTCTTGCCGCCGACGGTGACGCCGGGGATCTGGGCGTTGGTTCCTGTGCCCTTCTCGACGACCGTCTCCATCATCTGCTGGAGCTTCTGGGCGTTCTCCTTCGACAGCGGCTCGCTCATCTCCTTGGGCGAGTGCTTCTCGATGACGTCCAGGTTCCGCGCCTGGAGTTCACTGACCATGTACGGCTCCATGAGGGTGCCGTCGTTCGCGATCGCGGAGGCGACCATGGCCATCTGGAGCGGCGTCGCGGCGGTCTCGAACTGGCCGATGGAGGACAGCGCGGTCTGCGGCTTGTCCATGTCCTCCGGGAAGTGCGAGGCGTTGGAGCGGACGGGCACGAACTGCTGTTCGTTGAACCCGAACTTCTTCGCCGTCTCCAGCATCTTGTCCTTGCCGAGATCGGAGCCGATCTTGCCGAAGACGGTGTTGCAGGAGACCTGAAGCGCTACCCGCAGCGAGGCGTTCTTGCAGGGCAGGTCACCCTCGTTCTTCAGCGGGGTCGTGGTGTTCGGCATGGTCCACGGCAGCGGCGAATCCGTCTTCTCGTCGATGCCGTCGTACAGGCCGTGCTCAAGGGCGGCCGCCGCCGTGACCACCTTGAAGGTGGAGCCGGGCGGATAGGTCTCGCGCAGGGCGCGGTTGACCAGCGGCTTGTCCTTGTCCTTGTCGAGTTCGAGGAACTTCTCGGCCTCTTCGTTGGTGTTGCCCGCGAAGTCGCCGGGGTCGTACGAAGGGGTGGAGGCCAGCGCCAGGATCGCGCCCGTGGACGGGTCGATCGCGGCGACGGCGCCCTTGCCCTTGCTCTTCAGGCCGTCGTACGCGGCCTTCTGCGCGGCGGAGTCGAGGGTCGTGACGACATTGCCGCCCTCCTTCTTCTCGCCGGTCAGCATGTCGAGGGTGCGGCGGAAGAAGAGCCGGTCGTCGTTGCCGGTGAGGATGCCGTCGTCGATGCTCTCCAGCTGGGTGGCACCGATGCGCTGCGAGGAGTAGCCGGTGATGGGCGCCCACATGGGCCCGTTCTTCCAGGTGCGCTTGTACTTCAGGTCGCTGCCCGGGGTGGCCTTCGAGCCGGTGATGGGCTTGCCGTCGACGATGATGTCGCCACGCGGCTGGGAGTAGCGCTCGATGGTGACGCGGCGGTTCTTCTCGTGCTTGGCGAGGGTGTCCGCCTGGACGTACTGGAGCCAGTTGTCCCGGGCGAGCAGGGCGAGGACGAGCAGCCCGCAGAAGATCGCGATCCGGCGCAGGGGCTTGTTCACGGTCGGACCACCTGGGTCATTTCGGCGTCGGGGTTCGGGGCGGGGGTCGGGGCGGGGCGGCGCGCGGTGTCGCTGATCCGGAGCAGGATGCCGATGAGGGCCCAGTTGGCGATGACGGACGAACCGCCGTACGCCAGGAAGGGCATGGTCATACCGGTCAGCGGGATCAGGCCCATGACGCCGCCGGCGACGACGAAGACCTGGATGGCGAAGGCCCCGGAGAGACCGATCGCCAGGAGCTTGCCGAACGGGTCACGGGCGGCGAGGGCCGTCCGGACGCCGCGCTCCACGATCAGGCCGTAGATGAGCAGGATCGCCATCACGCCGGCCAGACCCATCTCCTCGCCGAAGGTGGCGAGGATGAAGTCGGAGTTGGCGGCGAAGCCGATGAGGTCGGAGTGGCCCTGGCCGAGCCCGGTGCCGAGGACCCCGCCGGAGCCGAAGGCCATCAGGGACTGGGCGATCTGGTCACTGTTGTTCAGGATCACCGTGTCCGAGAACGGGTTCAGCCAGGCGTCCACACGCTGTTGTACGTGGGGCTCGAAAGAGGCCACGCTGACCGCGCCTACGGCGGACATCAGCAGACCGAACACGATCCAGCTGGTGCGCTCCGTGGCGACGTACAGCATGACGACGAACATGCCGAAGAACAGCAGCGACGTACCGAGGTCGGTCTCGAAGACCAGGATCAGGATCGACATCGCCCAGACGACGATGATCGGGCCGAGGTCGCGGCCGCGCGGCAGGTACAGCCCCATGAAGCGGCGGCTGGCCAGGGCGAGAGCGTCGCGCTTCACCATCAGATAGCCGGCGAAGAAGATCGCGATGACGATCTTCGCGAACTCACCGGGCTGGATGGAGAACCCGCCGACCCGGATCCAGATCTTGGCACCGAAGACATCCATGCCGAGGCCCGGCACGAGCGGCAGCAGCAGCAGGACGAGGGCGCCGACCATGGAGATGTACGTGTAGCGCTGTAGGACGCGGTGGTCCTTGAGCAGGAGCAGTACGCCGACGAAGAGCGCGACGCCGATCGCGGAGTACATCAGCTGGTTCGGCGCGGCCTCGACGAAGTTCTTGCGCTGCTGGAGCTTCTCCGACTGGTCGAGCCGCCAGATGATCACCAGCCCGAGGCCGTTGAGCAGCGTCGCCAGCGGCAACAGCAGCGGATCCGCATACGCGGCGAACTTGCGTACGACGATGTGGCCGACGCCCGCGAGCAGGCCGAGGCCCATGCCGTAGCCGAGCATGCCGGTGGGCACCTTGCCCGTGAGCGCGAGGCCCACGTTCATGTAGGCGAACAGCGGGATGACGACCGCGAACGCGAGCAGCGCGAGCTCGGTGTTGCGCCGGCTCGGCGCACCGATCGCGCCGATCGTCGACGTGTGTGTAGTACTGCTCATGGCGTGCAGAGGCCCCCAACGGCTGCTTACTGCTTACCGCACAGCGGGACCAGCTTCTGCTCATCCTCGGAGAGGCTGGGGCCGGGTGTGGGAGTCGGTGCGGTCTTGGACTTGTTCTTGTCGGTCGGGTTGTTCTTGTCGTTCTTGTCGTTCTTGTCGTTCTTGCCGGTCGGGTCGGACGGGTTCGTGGTGGGGTCGTCGCCCGGGGCCTTGGACAGGCCGGTCGTGCCGCCCGCCTCGCCCTCACCGGTCCGTGCGTTGTTCTCCCGCTCGACCTCGCGGCGCTCGGCGTCCTTCTTGCACGCCGACGCCTGGAGGCCCAGCTCCTGGATCTTGTTCTCGGCCTCGTCGAGGTTGCCCTCGGCGATGGTGGCCTCGACCTGCTTGCGCTGGTACGGCGGCAGGTACTTGAGTTCGATCTCGGGGTGGTCCTTCTCGACCTTCGACAGGCTGACCCACGCCAGGTCCTGGTCGATGCCGCGGTAGAGCGCGATGTGCTCGTCCTTCGTGCCCACGTAGTACTGGGTCTGGGTCCAGCGGTAACCGCCGTAGAGGCCGCCTCCGATGACCGCGAGCGCGAGCACCGTGTAGAGGGATCTCTTGAGCCACTTGCGGTTGCCGCCGGGCTTCACGAAGTCTTCGTCGTCGTACGCCCCGAAGCCGCCCTCGGGGGCGTACCCCGTGGTGTCGCCGCTGCCGGGCGGGCCGAAGCCGCCACCCTGGCCGTGGGACGTCTGCGGCGGCACCGGGCGGCCGAGGCCGGAGGCGCGGCCCGCGGGCGTCTGCATGGCGCCGTCGTCCTGCGCCTGGAGCTGGTTCTCGGCGACCGCGCCGACCACCACGGGGGTGTCGGACAGCTGGCCGGCGAGGGTGTCGCCGCTGTCGATGTCCAGGACGTCGGCGACGATGACGGTGATGTTGTCGGGGCCACCGCCGCGCAGCGCGAGCTGGATCAGATCCTGCACGGTCTCCTGCGGGCCCTGGTAGGAGGCGAGGGTGTCCTCCATGGTCTGGTGCGAGACGACTCCGGAGAGGCCGTCCGAGCAGATCAAGTAGCGATCCCCGGCGCGGACTTCGCGGATGGAGAGGTCCGGCTCGACGTGGTCACCGCTGCCCAGCGCGCGCATCAGCAGGGAGCGCTGCGGGTGGGTGGTGGCCTCTTCCTCGGTGATGCGGCCCTCGTCGACGAGGCGCTGCACCCAGGTGTGGTCCTGCGTGATCTGCGTGAGGACGCCGTCCCTCAGGAGGTACGCGCGCGAGTCGCCGACATGGACGAGACCGAGGCGCTGTCCCGTCCACAGGAGGGCGGTCAGGGTGGTCCCCATGCCCTCGAGCTGGGGGTCCTCCTCGACCATCAGCCGCAGCTGGTCGTTGGCCCGCTGCACGGCCGTGCCGAGCGAGGTCAGGATGTCCGAGCCGGGGACGTCGTCGTCGAGCGTGACGAGCGTCGAGATGACCTCGGAGCTCGCCACCTCGCCCGCGGCCTGGCCCCCCATGCCGTCGGCGATGGCGAGGAGACGCGGGCCGGCGTAACCGGAGTCCTCGTTCCCCTCCCGGATCATGCCTTTGTGCGATCCGGCGGCGAAGCGCAAAGACAGACTCATGCGCACCTCGCCCGTCGGCTCCGGGTACATCCGCACGGTGCCCACCCTCCGGTCGGGAGCGCGCCGGCGTCCAGTGCCTGGACAGCCGCTTCGGCTCGCTCGCTCCGCTCGCGCTCTTTCATGACGTACTACTTCCGCAGCTCGATGACGGTCTTGCCGATGCGGATCGCCGTGCCCAGCGGAACGGGCGTCGGGGTGGTGAGTCGGGTCCGGTCGAGATACGTGCCGTTGGTGGACCCGAGATCCTCGACGATCCACTGGCCGTCCCGGTCCGGGTAGATCCTGGCATGCCTGCTGGAGGCGTAGTCGTCGTCCAGCACGATCGTCGAATCGTGCGCACGGCCCAGCGTGATGGTCTGGCCCTGCAGCGCGACCGTCGTCCCGGCGAGGATGCCCTCGGAGACGACCAGCTTGCTGGGGGCGCCGCGGCGCTGGCGGCCGCCACCGCCCTGCTGCTGGCGCTGCGGCGGTGGTGTGGCGGCCTGCTGCGCTCGGGCGGCCTGTTGCGGCCGCTCGCGGCGCGAACCGCGCTGTGTGACGCGCGTTCCGAACAGGTCGCTGCGGATGACCTGGACGGCCACGATCACGAACAGCCACAGAACGGCCAGGAAACCTAGCCGCATGACCGTCAGGGTCAGCTCTGACATTGCCCCCGCTTCACCCTTCGGCTTGCCGGTAAACGATGGTGGTTTGGCCCACGACGATCCGCGAGCCGTCGCGGAGCGTAGCGCGGGTGGTGTGCTGCCCGTCTACCACGATGCCGTTGGTAGACCCGAGATCCTGGATCGTCGAGGGCGTTCCGGTCCGGATCTCACAGTGCCGGCGCGAGACGCCGGGGTCGTCGATCCGCACATCGGCGTCGGTGCTGCGTCCCAGCACCAGCGTCGGGCGGGAGATCTGATGGCGGTTGCCGTTGATCTCGATCCAGCGCCGCACCTGGGCGCCCGGAAGTGGTCCGGCGCCGGGACCCGAGGGTCTGGCCGGTGCCGGGGACTGGCCGCCGGGGCGGCCTCCGCCGGGCGGCGGTGCCGCCGGCATGGGAGGTGCCCCGCCGGGACCCGCGGAGGGCGGCTGCGGATAGCCGTAACCCCCGCCGGCGCCGCGGCCGGGGGCCGCGGGGCCAGTGGGGGCGCCGGCGCCGGGGCCACCGGTGCCGGGGCCCGCGGGGGCGCTCTCCGGAGCCTGGGAGGTGCTGGAGGCGAGCGTGCGGCTGCGGACGCGATACAGGCCGGTGTCGAGATCCTCGGCCTTCTCCAGGTGGACCTTGATGGGTCCCATGAAGCTGTAGCGCTGCTGCTTGGCGTAGTCGCGCACCATGCCGGACAGCTCGTCGCCGAGCTGCCCGGAGTAGGGGCTCAGGCGCTCGAAGTCGGGCGCGCTGAGCTCCACGATGAAGTCATTGGGGACGACGGTCCGCTCGCGGTTCCAGATCGTGGCGTTGTTGTCGCACTCGCGCTGGAGGGCGCCGGCGATCTCGACGGGCTGGACTTCGGACTTGAACACCTTGGCGAAGGTGCCGTTGACCAGACCTTCAAGTCGCTGTTCGAACTTCTTCAGGACTCCCATGGGGCACCTCCTCCGTCGTAGTCATCCTGGTACTGCTTACTGATCGTATCCACGCGCCGGGAAATCGGCTGGTTCCCCCTGTCCGCCCAGTCGACGAGTGTCGCCTCTCACAAGGCATGCCCGCACCAGCCTCCAGGGATCCTCCCAGGACCCCTGACGTGGCCCTGATTTCCGGATCAGGAAACCCTTCCGGGCAGCTGTCGGGGACGGCTGCCCGAGTCTCCTCTTACCAGGGATCGTAGAGGGGGCCCCGAGCCAGTGTCCCGCACCTGGCGCCGGTCCCCGGCGAGCTCGCCGGGGACGGCCCGACTTGCGGACCGGATCGCGGCCTGGGTCGCGGTCCGGATCGCGGTACGGGTCGTGGCCCCCGGCTTGTCCGAGGGTGGGCCCCTTGGCAGGTGCCCGCCGAATACGGATGTGAATCCACCCTCGGCAGCGTGCTAATCTTCTGGATGTCGGCAGGCGCTCGCACCACACAGTGAGAGGCCCAAAGACAGCACCCATGCGCGGGTGGCGGAATAGGCAGACGCGCTGGATTCAGGTTCCAGTGCCCGCAAGGGCGTGGGGGTTCAACTCCCCCCTCGCGCACCACGAGGAAGCGGTCCTCCTCCGGATGAAAGTCCGGTAGGGGGCCGCTTCTTTTTGTTGTGTCTGCTGGTGTGTCTGTTGTTGTGCCCGGCGGCGCGGTGATGTATGTCACTGGAGTTATCCACAGGCTCTGACGGGCATCGGCGCGCGGCGGTACTTTCGAGGCCTGGGTCGCTTTCGAGGCCCGGGTCGGTGACGGTCGGCGGGGGCGATGGGCATGGCGCAGCGGGTTGAGGGCGGGCGCGGGACGGTTCCTGGGCAGCGGGGCCAGCGGGGGCGGGCCGGTGTGAGGTTGCCGGAGGTGCCGGGGTTCGCGGCCTGGCCCACGGCAGCGCAGGAGTCGCCCAAGGGCGAGGGCAAGGCGCTGCGGGGGCGGGTCCCGCGCTCGGAGCACGCGCGGTTCGAGGTGGGCGCCGGGCGGCCCGACGCCGTGGCGGCCGTGGAGGAGTCGAACCGCAGCAGGCTCCCCGAGCTGGCGCCGATCCGGGTCGGCAGGATGACCGCCTCTCCCTTCGCGTTCCTGCGGGGCTCCGCGGGACTCATGGCGTACGACCTCGCGCGCGCCCCGTTGACCGGCATCGGCGCACAGATATGCGGGGACGCGCACGCGGCGAACTTCGGGCTGTACGCGGACGCGCGGGGCGGGCTCGTCATCGACCTCAACGACTTCGACGAGACGGCGCACGGCCCCTGGGAGTGGGACCTCAAGCGCCTTGCCACCTCCCTGGTGCTCGCGGGGCGCGAGGCCGGCGCGAGCGAGGACGTCTGCGCGGAGGCCGCACTGGACGCGGCGGGGGCCTACCGCCGCACCATGCGGCTGCTCGCGAAGCTGCCCGCCCTGGACGCGTGGAACGCCATCGCGGACGAGGAGTTGGTCTCGCACACGGACGCGCGTGATCTCCTCGGCACGCTGGAGCGGGTCTCCGAGAAGGCCCGGCAGAACACGAGCGCCAGGTTCGCCGCGAAGGCGACGGAGCCGGTCGAGGGCGATGACGGCTCCGTGGGGCGACGGTTCGTCGACGCCCCGCCCGTGCTGCGGCGCGTACCGGACGCGGAGGCGGCCGCGGTCGCCTCCTCCCTGGAGGGGTACCTGGGGACGCTCGCCGAGGACCGGCTGCCGCTGATCGGGCGGTACGCGATCCAGGACGTGGCGTTCCGGGTCGTGGGCACGGGAAGCGTCGGCCTGCGGTCGTACGTGGTGCTGCTGCTCGATCACCGGGGCGAGCCACTGGTCCTCCAGGTCAAGGAGGCGCGGCCCTCGGCGCTGCTTCCGCATCTGCCGGAGGCGGGCTTCGAGGCGCCCGCGGCCACGCACGAGGGGCAGCGGGTGGTGCTCGGACAGAAGCGGATGCAGGTCGTCAGCGACTTCCTGCTCGGGTGGACGAGGGTGGACGGTCTGCCTTTCCAGGTACGCCAGTTCAGGAACCGCAAGGGCAGCGTGGACCCGGTGTCGCTGACCGCCGATCAGATCGACGACTACGGCCGAATGACCGGCGCCCTGCTGGCCCGCGCCCACGCGCACAGCGCCGATCCGCGCCTCATAGCGGGGTACTGCGGCAAGGGTGACGTGCTGGACACGGCGATCTCGCGGTTCGCGACGGCGTACGCGGATCGTACGGAGGCGGATCACGCGCTGCTGGTGCGGGCGGTCAAGGAGGGGCGGGTGGCTGCTGAGGTGGGGGTGTGAGGTGCGGTGCCTGCTTCCTGGGGGACGGTCGGCGCGGTGGACGGCCGTGTATCCGGGGCGGGCGGCTCTGTGGCCTACGCTGGACGGGTGACGATGCCGGAAGCCGAGCCGACGCAGCCCGAGACGCCTGAGACACCCGAGACTCCCGGCGAGGGGGCGGGGCGGCCGGGTTCCGGTGGGCGGCTCAAGGACCAGCTCAAGGAGCGGCTCAGGGCGCGGTACGAGGAGCCGGGTGCGGAACCGGGCGCGGAACCGGTCGAAGAGCGGGCCGAGCGGCCCGAGGCGCGGCTCGAAAGGGCCGTACGCGCCGCCGAGCAGGCGCTGATCGAGTACGAGATCGCGTTGGAGACCTTCCGGGTGGAGGTCGAGAACTTCTCCCGCCTGCACCACCAGAAGCTCGGCCCGATGTACGCGCGCCTCGACGAACTGGACGCACGGATCGCCGAGGCCACCGCCGCCCGTACGGGCGACCCCGAGGACCGGCGCAAGGCGGACGAGGCGCGGGCTCGGGTGATGCCGATGCCGGGCATCGAGGAGCTGTTCCACGGCTGGATGGACGACGAGGGGCTCCACCCCGAGGCGGCGGCGATGCTGACCGATCAGTCGGTGCGGCCGCCGCAGCGCGTGCGCCCTGGCGAGGAGGCCCGCAAGCTCTACCGCGATCTGGCCCGCAAGGCGCATCCGGACCTGGCGCAGGAGGAGGGCGAGCGGCAGCGGCGCGAGGAGTTCATCACGCGCGTCAACGCCGCGTACGCCCGTGGTGACGAGGCGATGCTGCGGGAGCTTTCCGAGGAGTGGGCCGCGGGTCCCGTGCCGGAGGAGCAGCGCCTCACGCGCAGCGAGGAGCTGTACGCCAGGCTCGAATGGCTCGCCCAGCGCAAGGAACTCCTCTCCGTCCTCGCCAAGGATCTGGAGGAGAGCGCGATCGGCGGGATGCTGCGGATCGCCCCGGACGACCCCGACGCGCTCCTCGACGAGATCGCCGAGCAGTTGCTCGCGCAGGTCGCCGAGCGGGAGGCCGAGCTGGAGCGGCTGACCGCGTCACCCTGACCGATGCGTCGAGCAGTCCCGTCCGTGAGCAGTCCCGTCCGCGGGCCGTTACCGGTCGGGTAGCGTCGGGGTATGGCTTTCGGATCTCATGTGCCCACCGTCGGCGTCGACGACCTCACGAACGACGACTTTCTGCTGGACGTCCGGGAGGACGACGAATGGCAGGCGGGCCACGCCGCGGGCGCGCTGCACATTCCGATGAGTGAATTCGTCGCCCGGTACGGCGAGTTGACCGAGGCCGCGCCGCAGGACGGCAGGGTCAACGTCATCTGCCGGTCCGGCGGGCGCTCCGCCCAGGTCACGATGTACCTCGGGCAGCAGGGCATCGACGCGGTGAATGTCGCCGGGGGCATGGAGGCCTGGGAGGCCTCCGGGCGACCGGTCGTCGACGACGAGGGACAGCCGGGCACCGTCGTCTGAGTGTTCTCGGCGTCTCAGCTGAGCGCGTGGGCCGCCAGGAGGTCGCCCAGGGCCTCCTCGTGCGCTGCCGCCGGGCCGAGGGAGAGTTCCAGGTGCTTGGCCCAGGCGTGGTAGCGGTGCAGAGGGTAGTCGGTGTCGGCGCCGAAGCCTCCGTGCAGGTGCTGGGCCGTCTGCACGACCCTGCGTACGCCGTCCGACGCCCAGATCTTGGCGACCGCCACGTCTCCCGCTACGGGCAGGGCGCTGTCCGTAGCGGTGCTGACGCGCCAGGCGGCCTGCCAGAGGGTGGCCTCCATGGCGCGCAGGTCGATGTAGCGGTCGGCGGCCTGCACCGCCACGGCCTGGAACGTGGCGACAGGGTGCCCGAACTGCTCCCGCTTGCTGGTGTATTCACCGGTCATACGGAGGACGCGCTCACCCAGGCCCAGGGCGAGCGCGCAGGTGCCGGTGGCGAGCAGGTCGCGCAGCCGGTCCCAGGCGCCGTCGGTCTCGACGACGTCGGACGCGGCGACGCGCACGGCCTCCAGCCGCAGCTCGCCCAGGCGCTCACCGCTGGTGGAGCACTGCTCGGCGAGGGTGAGGCCCTCATGGACGCGCGGGACGAGGGCGAGTACGGCGCGGCCCTCGGGGGTGCGGGCGGGCAGGACGACGAGGTCGGCGTTGTGCGCCCAGGGCACGGCCGTCTGGAGTCCGTCCAGGAGCCAGTCGTCGCCGTCGCGCTGGGCGGTGACGGCGAGTTCGGCGGGATCGTGGCCGGTGCGGCCGCTGGCGGCGACCGTGAGGACGAGCTGCCCGCGGGCGGCCCGCGGCAGGACCCGCCGCTTCAACTCGGCGCTGCCATAAGCCTGTACGGCCGACGCGGCGGCGCTGCTCTCCAGGAGCGGCACCCGTGCGAGGACCTTCGCGGACTCGCGGAGCACCAGGCACAGGGCGATCGGGTCGAGGCCCACGCCGCCGTGCTCGGCATCGACGAGCAGGCCGAGCAGGTCGGCGTCCGCGAGCCTGGACCACAGGGCGCGGTCGAAGTCCTCGGCGACGGCACCGGGCGTGAGGGCGGGGCTCGGCACCCCGTCCGGCGTGACGTCGGCGAAGAGCGCCTTGGCCGCCTCGACCACCGCCTGCTGTTCCTCGGTGAAGGTGAAGTCCACTGCCTGTCCTCCCGTACACCGGCTGCTCGAACCTGACGGGGCGTCAAGATAGAACAGGTTCTAGCGGAAGGGAACAGTGGCGGCGCCGCGCGGTCGCCCCCGGGAGGTTGCCTCTCAGCGGTCGAAGTCCAACTCCACTGTGTCCGTGGTCGGATGGGACTGGCAGGCCAGTACATACCCGGCCTCCGTCTCCTCCGGCTCCAGCGCGAAGTTCCGGTCCATGCGGACCTCGCCCGAGACCCGGAAAGCGCGGCAGGTCCCGCAGACCCCGCCCTTGCAGGCGTAGGGCGCGTCCGCGCGGTTGCGCAACACCGTCTCC
This window contains:
- a CDS encoding acyl-CoA dehydrogenase family protein, encoding MDFTFTEEQQAVVEAAKALFADVTPDGVPSPALTPGAVAEDFDRALWSRLADADLLGLLVDAEHGGVGLDPIALCLVLRESAKVLARVPLLESSAAASAVQAYGSAELKRRVLPRAARGQLVLTVAASGRTGHDPAELAVTAQRDGDDWLLDGLQTAVPWAHNADLVVLPARTPEGRAVLALVPRVHEGLTLAEQCSTSGERLGELRLEAVRVAASDVVETDGAWDRLRDLLATGTCALALGLGERVLRMTGEYTSKREQFGHPVATFQAVAVQAADRYIDLRAMEATLWQAAWRVSTATDSALPVAGDVAVAKIWASDGVRRVVQTAQHLHGGFGADTDYPLHRYHAWAKHLELSLGPAAAHEEALGDLLAAHALS
- a CDS encoding rhodanese-like domain-containing protein; this translates as MAFGSHVPTVGVDDLTNDDFLLDVREDDEWQAGHAAGALHIPMSEFVARYGELTEAAPQDGRVNVICRSGGRSAQVTMYLGQQGIDAVNVAGGMEAWEASGRPVVDDEGQPGTVV
- a CDS encoding peptidoglycan D,D-transpeptidase FtsI family protein; amino-acid sequence: MNKPLRRIAIFCGLLVLALLARDNWLQYVQADTLAKHEKNRRVTIERYSQPRGDIIVDGKPITGSKATPGSDLKYKRTWKNGPMWAPITGYSSQRIGATQLESIDDGILTGNDDRLFFRRTLDMLTGEKKEGGNVVTTLDSAAQKAAYDGLKSKGKGAVAAIDPSTGAILALASTPSYDPGDFAGNTNEEAEKFLELDKDKDKPLVNRALRETYPPGSTFKVVTAAAALEHGLYDGIDEKTDSPLPWTMPNTTTPLKNEGDLPCKNASLRVALQVSCNTVFGKIGSDLGKDKMLETAKKFGFNEQQFVPVRSNASHFPEDMDKPQTALSSIGQFETAATPLQMAMVASAIANDGTLMEPYMVSELQARNLDVIEKHSPKEMSEPLSKENAQKLQQMMETVVEKGTGTNAQIPGVTVGGKTGTAQHGVANSKNPYAWFISYAKTDSGSPVAVAVVVEDSDADRGDISGGGLAAPIAKSVMEAVIKSKK
- a CDS encoding DUF2252 domain-containing protein gives rise to the protein MAQRVEGGRGTVPGQRGQRGRAGVRLPEVPGFAAWPTAAQESPKGEGKALRGRVPRSEHARFEVGAGRPDAVAAVEESNRSRLPELAPIRVGRMTASPFAFLRGSAGLMAYDLARAPLTGIGAQICGDAHAANFGLYADARGGLVIDLNDFDETAHGPWEWDLKRLATSLVLAGREAGASEDVCAEAALDAAGAYRRTMRLLAKLPALDAWNAIADEELVSHTDARDLLGTLERVSEKARQNTSARFAAKATEPVEGDDGSVGRRFVDAPPVLRRVPDAEAAAVASSLEGYLGTLAEDRLPLIGRYAIQDVAFRVVGTGSVGLRSYVVLLLDHRGEPLVLQVKEARPSALLPHLPEAGFEAPAATHEGQRVVLGQKRMQVVSDFLLGWTRVDGLPFQVRQFRNRKGSVDPVSLTADQIDDYGRMTGALLARAHAHSADPRLIAGYCGKGDVLDTAISRFATAYADRTEADHALLVRAVKEGRVAAEVGV
- a CDS encoding FHA domain-containing protein FhaB/FipA; the encoded protein is MSELTLTVMRLGFLAVLWLFVIVAVQVIRSDLFGTRVTQRGSRRERPQQAARAQQAATPPPQRQQQGGGGRQRRGAPSKLVVSEGILAGTTVALQGQTITLGRAHDSTIVLDDDYASSRHARIYPDRDGQWIVEDLGSTNGTYLDRTRLTTPTPVPLGTAIRIGKTVIELRK
- a CDS encoding FhaA domain-containing protein, with the translated sequence MGVLKKFEQRLEGLVNGTFAKVFKSEVQPVEIAGALQRECDNNATIWNRERTVVPNDFIVELSAPDFERLSPYSGQLGDELSGMVRDYAKQQRYSFMGPIKVHLEKAEDLDTGLYRVRSRTLASSTSQAPESAPAGPGTGGPGAGAPTGPAAPGRGAGGGYGYPQPPSAGPGGAPPMPAAPPPGGGRPGGQSPAPARPSGPGAGPLPGAQVRRWIEINGNRHQISRPTLVLGRSTDADVRIDDPGVSRRHCEIRTGTPSTIQDLGSTNGIVVDGQHTTRATLRDGSRIVVGQTTIVYRQAEG
- a CDS encoding Stp1/IreP family PP2C-type Ser/Thr phosphatase, coding for MSLSLRFAAGSHKGMIREGNEDSGYAGPRLLAIADGMGGQAAGEVASSEVISTLVTLDDDVPGSDILTSLGTAVQRANDQLRLMVEEDPQLEGMGTTLTALLWTGQRLGLVHVGDSRAYLLRDGVLTQITQDHTWVQRLVDEGRITEEEATTHPQRSLLMRALGSGDHVEPDLSIREVRAGDRYLICSDGLSGVVSHQTMEDTLASYQGPQETVQDLIQLALRGGGPDNITVIVADVLDIDSGDTLAGQLSDTPVVVGAVAENQLQAQDDGAMQTPAGRASGLGRPVPPQTSHGQGGGFGPPGSGDTTGYAPEGGFGAYDDEDFVKPGGNRKWLKRSLYTVLALAVIGGGLYGGYRWTQTQYYVGTKDEHIALYRGIDQDLAWVSLSKVEKDHPEIELKYLPPYQRKQVEATIAEGNLDEAENKIQELGLQASACKKDAERREVERENNARTGEGEAGGTTGLSKAPGDDPTTNPSDPTGKNDKNDKNDKNNPTDKNKSKTAPTPTPGPSLSEDEQKLVPLCGKQ
- a CDS encoding FtsW/RodA/SpoVE family cell cycle protein, with protein sequence MSSTTHTSTIGAIGAPSRRNTELALLAFAVVIPLFAYMNVGLALTGKVPTGMLGYGMGLGLLAGVGHIVVRKFAAYADPLLLPLATLLNGLGLVIIWRLDQSEKLQQRKNFVEAAPNQLMYSAIGVALFVGVLLLLKDHRVLQRYTYISMVGALVLLLLPLVPGLGMDVFGAKIWIRVGGFSIQPGEFAKIVIAIFFAGYLMVKRDALALASRRFMGLYLPRGRDLGPIIVVWAMSILILVFETDLGTSLLFFGMFVVMLYVATERTSWIVFGLLMSAVGAVSVASFEPHVQQRVDAWLNPFSDTVILNNSDQIAQSLMAFGSGGVLGTGLGQGHSDLIGFAANSDFILATFGEEMGLAGVMAILLIYGLIVERGVRTALAARDPFGKLLAIGLSGAFAIQVFVVAGGVMGLIPLTGMTMPFLAYGGSSVIANWALIGILLRISDTARRPAPTPAPNPDAEMTQVVRP